Proteins co-encoded in one Crocosphaera sp. UHCC 0190 genomic window:
- a CDS encoding pentapeptide repeat-containing protein: MTIPPKSSSVPSSAENGKVLTPSLSSKPTIPIAEEEPKPRYLQEIKTSNPWLLLTAAALMVIGLGLQLPWVGFTSALVAFALSLRVILPSVRDWLLRYLTPQERQSLTGFTVFVLSVLGLAYYFGIYQRITGWLNQFKYDEFGSWAEWVGALGQIMIALLAVYIAWAQYVISKELTLQQNVITQQQTIDTYFQGISDLVLDGEGMLEDWPQERSIAEGRTAAILSSVDAGGKSKILRFLSQSRLLTPLMRDSRLGRPMLDGSGGYAEDRAHGLRVINLGVMLAGANLSGQDLRWTDLSEANLVRADLSGCDLVKGNLSRTVLYDANLKNADLKSTRLFYGSLETASPRSRNQIPDYQTGAYTGVVIENCNLSGVQHLTDEQRYYLCAWSGEQTRATIPGGCSEIPNKLGR, translated from the coding sequence ATGACCATTCCCCCTAAGTCGTCTTCTGTCCCTTCTTCGGCAGAAAACGGCAAAGTTTTAACCCCTTCCTTATCATCAAAACCAACCATACCGATTGCTGAAGAAGAACCCAAACCCCGTTACCTCCAGGAAATCAAAACTTCCAATCCTTGGTTATTGTTAACGGCTGCTGCCCTGATGGTCATTGGTTTAGGGTTGCAGTTGCCTTGGGTTGGTTTTACGAGTGCATTGGTTGCCTTTGCCTTGTCCTTACGGGTTATCCTTCCTTCAGTTCGAGATTGGTTGTTAAGATATCTCACTCCCCAAGAACGACAAAGCTTAACGGGATTTACGGTTTTTGTCCTGTCTGTGCTGGGATTAGCTTATTATTTCGGGATTTATCAAAGAATTACGGGTTGGCTAAATCAATTCAAATATGATGAATTTGGCTCTTGGGCGGAATGGGTGGGGGCTTTGGGTCAAATTATGATTGCCTTGTTAGCAGTTTATATTGCTTGGGCCCAATATGTGATTTCCAAGGAATTAACCCTACAACAAAACGTGATTACCCAACAACAAACCATTGACACCTATTTTCAAGGGATTTCTGATCTGGTTTTGGATGGAGAAGGGATGTTAGAAGATTGGCCCCAAGAACGGTCTATTGCCGAAGGACGTACGGCAGCCATTTTGAGTAGTGTCGATGCGGGGGGAAAATCAAAAATTTTACGATTTTTGTCTCAATCACGGCTATTAACGCCCTTGATGCGGGATAGCCGTCTGGGAAGGCCGATGTTAGATGGTTCAGGAGGTTATGCAGAAGATCGGGCCCATGGGTTACGGGTGATTAATTTAGGGGTGATGTTGGCCGGGGCTAATTTATCCGGGCAAGATTTACGGTGGACTGACTTAAGTGAGGCCAATCTGGTTCGGGCTGATTTAAGTGGTTGTGATTTGGTCAAAGGGAATTTATCTCGTACGGTTTTATATGATGCCAATCTCAAAAATGCTGATCTCAAAAGCACCCGCTTATTTTATGGTTCCCTAGAAACCGCTAGTCCCCGTTCTCGCAATCAGATCCCAGATTATCAAACCGGGGCTTATACAGGGGTTGTGATTGAAAATTGTAATTTGAGTGGGGTACAACATCTCACGGATGAACAACGTTACTATTTATGTGCTTGGAGTGGGGAACAAACTCGCGCTACCATTCCAGGGGGGTGTTCGGAGATTCCTAATAAGTTAGGTAGATGA
- a CDS encoding EamA family transporter, with protein MTFQEFCLLLISVLTSALGQLFLKLGATKLGKVDAGNAVSHILKIVLTPELLMGLFCYGLGAIAYILLLTRVSLSVAGPSASIIYIFSVLMGYFIFKEPIPIYRAFGLGFIVFGVVLVVWKAS; from the coding sequence GTGACATTTCAAGAGTTTTGTTTATTATTGATTTCAGTGTTAACCAGTGCTTTGGGACAATTGTTCCTGAAATTGGGGGCAACTAAATTGGGAAAAGTTGATGCGGGTAATGCGGTTAGTCATATTTTGAAAATTGTTTTAACCCCAGAGTTATTAATGGGTTTATTTTGTTATGGATTAGGGGCGATCGCTTATATTCTGTTACTCACCCGTGTTAGTCTTAGTGTAGCTGGCCCCTCGGCTTCTATTATCTATATATTCTCGGTTTTGATGGGTTATTTTATCTTTAAGGAACCCATTCCTATCTATCGTGCTTTTGGCTTAGGATTTATTGTCTTTGGGGTGGTTTTAGTGGTTTGGAAAG